The following are encoded together in the Peromyscus leucopus breed LL Stock chromosome 1, UCI_PerLeu_2.1, whole genome shotgun sequence genome:
- the LOC114706673 gene encoding olfactory receptor 51I2-like produces the protein MRSVQTNTSSTTSFILTGFPEMESLEHWLAALLLLLYIISIVGNALILFIIKEEQSLHQPMYYFLSLLSVNDLGVSFSTLPTVLASMCFHVPETAFDACLAQMFFIHFFSWTESGILLAMSFDRYVAICNPLHYSSVLTDARVAHMGMSIIIRSFCMVFPLPFLLKRLPFCKANVLTHSYCLHPDLIRLPCGDTTINSMYGLFIVISAFGIDSVLILLSYVLILRSVLAIASQEERLKTLNTCVSHISAVLIFYVPMISVSMVHRFVKHAPEYVHKFTSLVYLFVPPMLNPIIYSIKTKEIRRRLHKMLLGTKF, from the coding sequence ATGAGGAGTGTCCAGACTAACACCTCAAGCACCACTAGCTTCATACTAACCGGCTTCCCAGAGATGGAGAGTCTGGAACACTGGCTGGCTGCCCTCCTGCTGCTGTTGTACATTATCTCCATTGTAGGTAATGCTCTGATTCTCTTCATCATAAAGGAGGAACAGAGCCTGCACCAGCCAATGTACTATTTCCTGTCCCTTCTATCTGTCAATGACCTGGGGGTGTCCTTTTCGACTTTGCCCACAGTGTTGGCTTCTATGTGTTTTCATGTCCCAGAGACTGCCTTCGATGCCTGCTTGGCCCAGATGTTCTTTATACACTTTTTTTCCTGGACAGAGTCTGGGATTCTCTTGGCCATGAGTTTTGACCGGTATGTGGCCATCTGTAACCCCTTGCACTATTCCTCTGTGCTTACGGATGCTCGTGTGGCCCATATGGGCATGTCCATCATTATTCGTAGCTTCTGCATGGTCTTTCCACTTCCTTTCCTACTGAAGAGGCTGCCCTTTTGTAAGGCCAATGTTTTGACCCATTCCTACTGCTTACACCCAGACCTGATACGCCTACCCTGTGGAGATACCACCATCAACAGCATGTATGGTCTGTTTATTGTCATTTCTGCCTTTGGTATAGATTCAGTGCTCATCCTTCTCTCCTATGTGCTCATTCTGCGCTCTGTGCTGGCCATTGCCTCCCAGGAAGAGAGGCTTAAGACACTCAACACCTGTGTGTCACATATCTCTGCTGTGCTCATCTTCTATGTGCCCATGATTAGTGTGTCAATGGTCCACAGATTTGTAAAGCATGCACCAGAGTATGTGCACAAGTTCACGTCCTTGGTCTATCTCTTTGTGCCTCCAATGCTCAATCCCATTATCTATTCCATCAAGACAAAAGAGATTCGCAGGAGGCTACACAAGATGTTGTTGGGCACCAAGTTCTGA
- the LOC114706676 gene encoding olfactory receptor 51I2-like encodes MGGEGHNSSGLPPFILTGLPGMETSQHWLFLLLGVLYTISIVGNALILFIIKEEQSLHQPMYYFLSLLSGNDLGVSFSTLPTVLAVFCFHLREISFNSCMSQMFFIHLFSFMESGILLAMSFDRYVAICNPLRYSTVLTDARVLWMGVCVFLRSFCMVFPLPFLLKRLPFCKANVLSHAYCLHPDLIRLPCGDITINNIFGLFIVISTFGLDSALILLSYVLILHSVLAIASKEERLKTLNTCVSHLCAVLIFYVPMVGVSMAARYGRHAPRYVHTLLSLVYLFVPPMLNPVIYSIKTKEIRRRLCKILLGNKF; translated from the coding sequence ATGGGAGGTGAAGGCCACAACAGCTCCGGGTTGCCTCCCTTCATCTTGACAGGACTGCCAGGGATGGAAACCTCCCAGCATTGGTTGTTTCTGCTCCTTGGTGTCCTTTACACCATCTCCATAGTGGGCAATGCCCTGATACTTTTCATCATCAAGGAAGAACAGAGTCTGCACCAGCCCAtgtactacttcctgtctctgctgtcAGGCAATGACCTGGGTGTGTCTTTCTCCACACTGCCCACAGTCCTGGCTGTGTTTTGCTTCCACTTAAGAGAAATCAGTTTCAATTCCTGCATGTCCCAAATGTTCTTTATCCACCTTTTCTCTTTCATGGAGTCTGGTATCCTGCTGGCCATGAGCTTTGACCGCTATGTAGCCATCTGTAACCCACTGCGCTATTCCACAGTGCTCACTGATGCCCGGGTGttgtggatgggtgtgtgtgtgttccttcgaAGTTTCTGCATGGTTTTCCCATTACCTTTCCTTCTGAAGAGGTTGCCCTTCTGCAAGGCTAATGTGCTCTCCCATGCTTACTGCCTTCATCCAGATCTGATTCGCCTGCCCTGTGGTGACATCACCATTAATAAcatatttggtcttttcatagtcaTTTCTACCTTTGGACTTGATTCTGCACTCATTCTCCTCTCTTATGTGCTCATCCTTCACTCTGTACTGGCTATTGCTTCCAAGGAAGAAAGATTAAAGACCCTAAACACGTGTGTTTCACATCTGTGTGCTGTGCTAATCTTCTATGTGCCCATGGTAGGTGTGTCCATGGCTGCTCGCTACGGGAGGCATGCACCACGGTATGTGCACACACTCCTGTCACTTGTTTATCTGTTTGTGCCTCCAATGCTAAACCCTGTCATCTATTCCATCAAAACCAAGGAGATTCGTAGGAGGCTTTGCAAAATCCTGCTGGGGAACAAATTTTGA
- the LOC114706642 gene encoding olfactory receptor 51I2-like, producing the protein MGGEGHNSSGLPPFILTGLPGMETSQHWLFLLLGVLYTISIVGNALILFIIKEEQSLHQPMYYFLSLLSGNDLGVSFSTLPTVLAVFCFHLREISFNSCMSQMFFIHLFSFMESGILLAMSFDRYVAICNPLRYSTVLTDARVLWMGLCVFLRSFCMIFPLPFLLKRLPFCKANVLSHAYCLHPDLIRLPCGDTSINNIFGLSIVISTFGLDSALILFSYVLILHSVLAIASREERLKTLNTCVSHLCAVLIFYVPKVGVSMFARYGRHAPHYVHTLLSLIYLFVPPMLNPVIYSIKTKEIRRRLSKILLGTKSRML; encoded by the coding sequence ATGGGAGGTGAAGGCCACAACAGCTCTGGGTTGCCTCCCTTCATCTTGACAGGACTGCCAGGGATGGAGACCTCCCAGCATTGGTTGTTTCTGCTCCTTGGTGTCCTTTACACCATCTCCATAGTGGGAAATGCCCTGATACTTTTCATCATCAAGGAAGAACAGAGTCTGCATCAGCCCAtgtactacttcctgtctctgctgtcAGGCAATGACCTGGGTGTGTCTTTCTCCACACTGCcaacagtcctggctgtgttTTGCTTCCACTTAAGAGAAATCAGTTTCAATTCTTGCATGTCCCAAATGTTCTTTATTCACCTTTTCTCCTTCATGGAGTCTGGTATCCTGCTGGCCATGAGCTTTGACCGCTATGTAGCCATCTGTAACCCACTGCGCTATTCCACAGTGCTCACTGATGCCCGGGTGTTGTGGATGGGGTTGTGTGTGTTCCTTCGAAGTTTCTGCATGATTTTCCCATTACCTTTCCTCCTGAAGAGGTTGCCCTTCTGCAAGGCTAATGTGCTCTCCCATGCTTACTGCCTTCATCCAGATCTGATTCGCCTGCCCTGTGGTGACACTTCTATTAATAACATATTTGGTCTATCCATTGTCATCTCTACCTTTGGACTTGATTCTGCACTCATTCTCTTCTCTTATGTGCTCATCCTTCACTCTGTACTGGCTATTGCTTCCCGGGAAGAAAGGTTGAAAACTCTGAACACGTGTGTTTCACACCTGTGTGCTGTGCTAATCTTCTATGTGCCTAAGGTAGGCGTGTCCATGTTTGCCCGCTATGGGAGGCATGCTCCACATTATGTACACACACTCCTGTCACTTATCTATCTCTTTGTTCCTCCAATGCTTAACCCTGTCATCTATTCCATCAAAACCAAGGAGATTCGTAGGAGGCTTTCCAAAATCCTGCTGGGAACCAAAAGTAGAATGTTGTAA